Proteins encoded by one window of Maliibacterium massiliense:
- a CDS encoding GDSL-type esterase/lipase family protein yields MHRASYNRTSLLRALAAALALLVCLLAGCAKQNRGADVTPVPTHAPSASPLKETPAPSAMATPTAQPTPSLPDVPVWQPSGEGVDMSYFDDAVFIGDSRSQGLEVFGIFPRSDVFAAQGLSVKELGTKAFIKLRPDAAPVTVIDALRAKSYGKVYVMLGTTELGWSYPEIFIKEYGAFIDTLRQLQPQAILYVQAILPVSEAKSAAHATCNNVRIGQYNQMLAQLAEEKGVVFLPVGEAVANANGVLPADAGMDGVHLNKTYYLRWQQYLRANAR; encoded by the coding sequence ATGCATCGCGCATCATACAACCGAACATCCCTTTTGCGCGCGCTGGCAGCGGCGCTGGCGCTGCTGGTTTGCCTGCTAGCAGGCTGCGCCAAACAAAATAGGGGCGCGGACGTCACCCCTGTGCCCACCCACGCGCCCAGCGCGTCCCCATTAAAAGAGACGCCCGCGCCCTCTGCCATGGCGACGCCCACAGCGCAGCCCACCCCTTCCTTACCCGATGTGCCGGTGTGGCAACCCAGCGGGGAAGGGGTGGACATGTCCTACTTTGACGACGCCGTCTTTATCGGGGACTCCCGCTCCCAGGGTCTGGAGGTCTTTGGCATCTTTCCCCGTTCGGACGTATTCGCCGCGCAGGGGCTGAGCGTCAAGGAGCTGGGCACCAAGGCGTTTATCAAGCTGCGCCCGGACGCCGCGCCTGTGACGGTGATAGACGCCCTGCGGGCCAAATCCTACGGCAAAGTCTACGTCATGCTGGGTACCACAGAGCTGGGCTGGTCCTATCCGGAGATCTTCATAAAAGAATACGGTGCGTTCATCGACACGCTGCGCCAGCTTCAGCCCCAGGCCATCCTCTACGTGCAGGCCATCCTGCCGGTGAGCGAGGCGAAATCCGCCGCGCACGCAACCTGCAACAACGTCCGCATCGGCCAGTATAATCAGATGCTCGCCCAGCTTGCCGAGGAAAAGGGCGTGGTCTTTCTGCCGGTGGGCGAGGCAGTGGCAAACGCAAACGGCGTGCTGCCAGCCGATGCGGGCATGGACGGCGTACATCTTAACAAAACCTACTACCTACGCTGGCAGCAGTACCTGCGCGCCAACGCCCGCTAA
- a CDS encoding MFS transporter, which translates to METQPQNAWTRARRILPMILLFSSALMSGIINGLRGVCLPLIKADFGIGYDSQGFMLFLTMASSLLFTTLSNIVIDKTGIKRNVTIGFLALFISVMLMIWAPSYPLFLTFFTLINGMRYFNSVGQTAMSTVIFTTKVATKVGFVNGFFGIGSMIAPKLATWLMHGCGLGWRQLYLTIALPSLLLCVLAVLALFPQGRRVKQKKSLTIFGAFKMPVMWMFAITSGFGMTLENGFIDWSLLYLQDMYQIDPVVQGATFISIFYVLYAVSRLTNGILADRIGCVRLLKLFAGGMTALLAVCLCIGRPAVWAMPVCGIFAAPFWPMMVAAAIKSFGEDATPITSAGMMTACLINAFTSWVIGLTNRYIGPEWGFRSLVLYGVVLVALLFFFGRMLYKRHGYVDSPRNAAA; encoded by the coding sequence TTGGAGACGCAGCCGCAAAACGCGTGGACGCGCGCGCGCCGGATACTGCCGATGATCCTGCTTTTTTCCTCCGCGCTGATGAGCGGCATCATCAACGGCCTGCGCGGGGTATGCCTGCCGCTGATCAAGGCGGATTTCGGCATTGGGTACGATTCGCAGGGCTTCATGCTGTTTTTAACCATGGCCTCCAGCCTGCTTTTTACCACGCTTTCCAACATTGTGATCGATAAGACGGGCATCAAGCGCAACGTCACCATCGGCTTTCTTGCGCTGTTCATATCGGTGATGCTGATGATCTGGGCCCCCTCCTACCCGCTGTTTTTGACGTTTTTCACGCTGATCAACGGCATGCGCTACTTCAACAGCGTGGGCCAGACCGCCATGAGCACCGTGATCTTCACCACTAAGGTGGCCACCAAGGTGGGCTTTGTCAACGGCTTTTTCGGCATCGGCAGCATGATCGCGCCCAAACTGGCCACCTGGCTGATGCACGGCTGCGGCCTGGGCTGGCGGCAGCTGTACCTGACGATTGCCCTGCCCTCGCTTCTGCTCTGCGTGCTGGCGGTGCTGGCGCTCTTTCCGCAGGGACGCCGCGTCAAGCAAAAAAAGAGCCTCACCATCTTTGGGGCCTTTAAAATGCCCGTGATGTGGATGTTCGCCATCACCAGCGGCTTTGGCATGACGCTGGAAAACGGCTTTATCGACTGGTCGCTGCTCTACCTGCAGGACATGTACCAGATCGATCCGGTGGTGCAGGGCGCCACGTTCATCTCCATCTTCTACGTGCTCTACGCGGTATCCCGCCTGACCAACGGCATCCTGGCTGACCGCATCGGCTGTGTGCGGCTGCTCAAGCTCTTTGCCGGCGGCATGACGGCGCTGCTTGCCGTATGCCTATGCATCGGCCGGCCCGCGGTTTGGGCGATGCCCGTGTGCGGCATCTTTGCCGCGCCCTTTTGGCCCATGATGGTGGCGGCCGCCATCAAATCCTTTGGGGAGGACGCCACGCCCATCACCAGCGCTGGGATGATGACCGCCTGCCTGATCAATGCCTTCACCTCCTGGGTGATCGGCCTGACCAACCGCTACATCGGCCCCGAATGGGGCTTCCGCTCGCTGGTGCTCTACGGCGTGGTGCTGGTGGCGCTGCTGTTCTTCTTCGGGCGCATGCTCTACAAGCGCCACGGCTATGTAGACAGCCCCCGCAACGCGGCGGCCTGA
- the metF gene encoding methylenetetrahydrofolate reductase [NAD(P)H], whose product MRIQDAFKHKSVVYSMEVFPPKPTSDISVVYQALDQLKTLAPDFISVTYGAGASGGNSRTRQVASYIKDNCGIAPLAHLTCMGASRAQVDALLQDLRAHGIESVLALRGDRYEGCPQGAFAYAAQLIAYIKETAPDFQISAACYPETHIDCPSVKEDMRHLKEKVDAGATHLISQLFFDNRYFYEFQQRAAGCGIDVPIEAGIMPVVNASQIKRITSLCGATLPAKFLRAMTRYDDPQAMRDCGIAYACEQILDLLASGVRGIHLYTMNNPYVAIRITQSVRRALESLNKRG is encoded by the coding sequence ATGCGTATCCAGGATGCTTTCAAGCATAAAAGCGTCGTCTACTCCATGGAGGTGTTCCCGCCCAAGCCCACCAGCGATATCTCGGTGGTGTACCAGGCGCTCGACCAGCTCAAAACCCTCGCGCCGGACTTTATCTCCGTCACCTACGGCGCGGGCGCAAGCGGAGGCAACAGCCGCACGCGGCAGGTCGCTTCCTATATAAAGGACAACTGTGGCATCGCGCCGCTGGCCCATCTGACGTGCATGGGCGCCTCGCGCGCGCAGGTTGACGCGCTGCTGCAGGACCTGCGCGCCCACGGCATCGAAAGCGTGCTGGCGCTGCGCGGGGACAGGTACGAGGGGTGCCCTCAGGGCGCGTTTGCCTACGCCGCGCAGCTGATTGCCTACATCAAAGAGACCGCGCCCGATTTTCAGATCAGCGCGGCGTGCTATCCCGAGACGCACATCGACTGCCCCAGCGTCAAGGAGGATATGCGCCATCTCAAAGAAAAGGTGGACGCGGGCGCCACGCACCTGATCAGTCAGCTGTTTTTTGATAACCGCTATTTTTACGAGTTTCAGCAGCGCGCCGCCGGCTGCGGCATCGACGTGCCCATCGAGGCGGGCATCATGCCCGTGGTCAACGCATCGCAGATCAAGCGCATCACCTCGCTGTGCGGGGCCACGCTGCCGGCGAAGTTTTTGCGCGCCATGACCCGCTACGACGATCCGCAGGCCATGCGCGACTGCGGCATCGCCTACGCCTGTGAGCAGATTCTGGATTTGCTCGCAAGCGGGGTGCGTGGCATCCATCTCTACACGATGAACAACCCCTACGTGGCCATCCGCATTACCCAGAGCGTGCGCCGCGCGCTTGAGAGCCTCAACAAGAGGGGATAA
- a CDS encoding vitamin B12 dependent-methionine synthase activation domain-containing protein — protein MHEQLYREALRYLGMAGAAPDAVAPLRIEEAFAHLARVVRPKCVQVRLRVAPAGDAVALPDACAAFHSADLARHLAGCDKAVLFAATLGMGVEQALAQLRGRDIARALVMDACATARIEQYCDQIAYSIARAAAEKGRYATPRFSVGYGDWPLAEQADVLRLTDATRRAGIYLTAGGLMLPQKSATAIIGLAQERQARSFAGCGGVCGACNMRAHCAFRAGAKGGETKA, from the coding sequence ATGCACGAGCAGCTCTACAGGGAGGCGCTGCGCTATCTGGGCATGGCGGGCGCAGCGCCCGATGCGGTCGCCCCGCTGCGTATCGAAGAGGCTTTCGCGCATCTGGCGCGGGTGGTACGTCCCAAATGCGTGCAGGTGCGCCTGCGCGTTGCGCCCGCAGGCGACGCGGTCGCGCTGCCCGATGCGTGCGCCGCCTTCCACAGCGCGGATCTTGCGCGCCATCTGGCGGGCTGCGATAAAGCGGTGCTTTTTGCCGCTACACTGGGCATGGGGGTGGAGCAGGCGCTTGCGCAGTTGCGGGGGCGGGACATTGCGCGCGCGCTTGTGATGGACGCGTGCGCCACGGCGCGCATCGAGCAGTACTGTGATCAGATCGCCTACAGCATCGCGCGCGCGGCAGCGGAAAAGGGGCGTTACGCCACCCCCCGCTTCAGCGTGGGCTACGGGGATTGGCCGCTTGCCGAGCAGGCGGACGTGCTGCGGCTGACCGACGCCACCCGCCGCGCGGGCATTTACCTGACGGCCGGGGGGCTGATGCTGCCGCAAAAGAGCGCCACCGCCATCATTGGCCTTGCGCAAGAGCGGCAGGCGCGCAGCTTTGCCGGCTGCGGCGGGGTGTGTGGCGCCTGCAACATGCGCGCGCACTGCGCGTTTCGCGCCGGCGCCAAAGGAGGGGAAACAAAAGCATGA
- a CDS encoding homocysteine S-methyltransferase family protein, with amino-acid sequence MTAKSKREAFRARLAQGVFVLDGAFGTVLQQQGLPLGQNPTLLNISEPARIADVHARYIQAGCDAITLNTFSASAPKLAGTGLGVAQAARAAMDCARAAIARTQKEVLVAYDIGPCGELLQPMGTLSLEEMSAIYHEQAQAAALVGADFLLFETMTDLAELKAGILAARDCCDLPIVASMSVEADGRTFMGCAVENIALVLEGLGVEAMGFNCSVGPDQLLPMAKRLLALTSLPVIVQPNAGLPCDQDGCAAYDVDAEAFAAHMADFVRAGVRLVGGCCGTTPDYIAAMRRRIADVAIGVAPRDETPMLCSATRAVRLDQVRVIGERINPTGKKRFAQALRDGDMDYIVAQGVEQVARGAEILDVNVGVPGIDEPAVMAQVVDALQAVVNVPLQIDSTNPVAVEAGLRHCTGKAIVNSVNGEEAVLARILPIVKKYGAAVVGLTMDERGLPQTCAQRVEIARRIVARAADFGIPKRDVYIDCLTLTVSAEPAQVKETLDAVRQVRADLGVQTVLGVSNVSFGLPARVQINTAFLAMALEAGLTLPIMNPNIEAMMAMVRAYRVLAAQDAQGADYIAHYAAAAPQAQVKEAGGALALDDVIRRGLAGQAADAAARALETMPPLEVVERVIVPTLDAVGRDYEAGRAFLPQLIQSAQTVQKAFDVLRAAMAKAGSVPVHKGVIVLATVKGDVHDIGKNIVRVLLENYGYQVVDLGRDVPKEKIIEAVKRYDARLVGLSALMTTTVPSMRDAIESLRALDADIAVMVGGAVLTEEYARRIGAHYYGKDAAQAAAIAKKVLG; translated from the coding sequence ATGACAGCAAAAAGTAAGCGTGAAGCGTTTCGCGCACGCCTGGCGCAGGGTGTGTTTGTGCTCGATGGCGCCTTTGGCACCGTGCTGCAGCAGCAGGGGCTGCCCTTGGGACAGAACCCCACGCTGCTGAATATAAGCGAACCTGCGCGCATTGCGGATGTGCACGCCCGCTACATCCAGGCGGGGTGCGACGCCATCACGCTCAACACGTTCAGCGCAAGCGCGCCCAAGCTGGCTGGCACCGGCCTTGGGGTAGCGCAGGCGGCGCGCGCGGCGATGGACTGCGCCCGCGCGGCCATCGCCCGGACGCAAAAAGAGGTGCTCGTCGCCTACGATATCGGCCCCTGCGGGGAGCTGCTCCAGCCCATGGGCACGCTCTCTTTGGAGGAGATGTCGGCCATCTATCACGAGCAGGCGCAGGCCGCGGCGCTTGTGGGCGCGGATTTCCTGCTCTTTGAGACCATGACCGACCTTGCGGAGCTCAAGGCGGGCATTCTCGCGGCGCGGGATTGCTGCGACCTGCCCATTGTGGCCAGCATGAGCGTGGAGGCGGACGGCCGCACGTTCATGGGCTGCGCTGTGGAGAACATCGCGCTGGTGCTGGAGGGCCTGGGGGTGGAGGCGATGGGCTTCAACTGCTCGGTGGGGCCGGACCAGCTGCTGCCCATGGCAAAGCGCCTGCTTGCGCTGACAAGCCTGCCGGTGATCGTGCAGCCCAACGCGGGGCTTCCCTGCGACCAGGACGGCTGCGCGGCCTACGACGTGGACGCGGAAGCGTTTGCCGCGCACATGGCGGATTTCGTGCGCGCGGGCGTGCGGCTGGTGGGGGGATGCTGCGGCACCACGCCCGACTATATCGCTGCGATGCGCAGGCGCATTGCGGATGTGGCGATCGGCGTGGCCCCGCGCGATGAGACGCCCATGCTGTGCAGCGCCACGCGCGCGGTGCGCCTGGACCAGGTGCGGGTGATCGGCGAGCGCATCAACCCCACCGGCAAAAAGCGCTTTGCCCAGGCCCTGCGCGATGGGGATATGGACTACATCGTGGCCCAGGGGGTGGAGCAGGTTGCGCGCGGTGCGGAGATATTGGACGTCAACGTGGGCGTGCCTGGCATCGACGAGCCGGCGGTGATGGCGCAGGTGGTGGACGCGCTGCAGGCGGTGGTCAACGTGCCGCTGCAGATCGATTCCACCAACCCGGTGGCTGTTGAGGCGGGCCTTCGCCACTGCACGGGCAAGGCGATCGTCAATTCGGTCAACGGCGAGGAGGCGGTGCTTGCGCGCATCCTGCCCATTGTCAAGAAGTACGGAGCGGCCGTGGTGGGACTGACGATGGACGAGCGCGGCCTGCCCCAGACGTGCGCCCAGCGCGTAGAGATTGCGCGGCGTATCGTAGCGCGCGCGGCGGACTTTGGCATCCCGAAAAGGGACGTCTACATTGACTGCCTCACCCTCACGGTGAGTGCGGAGCCCGCCCAGGTGAAAGAGACGCTGGACGCGGTGCGCCAGGTGCGCGCTGATTTGGGGGTGCAGACGGTGCTGGGCGTGTCCAACGTGTCGTTCGGGCTGCCCGCGCGGGTGCAGATCAACACGGCGTTTCTGGCCATGGCGCTGGAGGCGGGGCTGACGCTGCCCATCATGAACCCCAACATCGAGGCGATGATGGCCATGGTGCGCGCCTACCGCGTGCTCGCGGCGCAGGATGCGCAAGGAGCGGATTACATCGCCCACTACGCGGCCGCCGCGCCCCAGGCGCAAGTGAAAGAGGCGGGCGGGGCGCTTGCGCTGGATGACGTGATCCGGCGGGGGCTGGCGGGCCAGGCGGCCGACGCGGCCGCGCGCGCGCTGGAGACGATGCCGCCGCTGGAGGTGGTGGAGCGCGTCATCGTGCCCACGCTCGACGCGGTGGGCCGCGATTACGAGGCGGGCAGGGCATTTCTGCCCCAGCTGATCCAGTCGGCGCAGACCGTGCAGAAGGCTTTTGACGTGCTGCGCGCTGCGATGGCCAAGGCGGGGAGCGTGCCCGTGCACAAGGGTGTGATCGTGCTGGCCACCGTCAAGGGGGACGTGCATGATATCGGCAAGAACATCGTGCGCGTGTTGCTGGAAAACTACGGCTACCAGGTGGTGGATCTGGGCCGCGACGTGCCCAAGGAAAAGATCATCGAGGCGGTCAAGCGCTACGACGCCCGGCTGGTGGGCTTAAGCGCGCTGATGACCACCACCGTGCCCAGCATGCGCGACGCCATCGAGAGCCTGCGCGCGCTGGATGCGGACATTGCCGTCATGGTGGGGGGCGCGGTGCTCACGGAGGAATACGCCCGGCGCATCGGTGCGCACTACTACGGCAAGGACGCGGCGCAGGCCGCGGCCATCGCAAAGAAGGTGCTGGGCTGA
- a CDS encoding M56 family metallopeptidase, translated as MLTNIFLQVLNQSFAASFVIAFVLLARLLLALAKAPKGYSFALWSVVWVRLLIPLRLESAHSLLPIAAAPAGQAMLYSAQPQVHTGLAALDGAINAALPAGTPYMSANPLQALCYIGALLWLAGVALFLLYSAVSLLRLRRRLTGAVRLQDNIYLADHIASPFVLGVVSPRIYLPSALDERQRRHILLHEQIHIRRKDHLVKIVAFLALAIHWFNPLAWAAFLCCNRDMEMSCDERVLRQAGPDISGAYAASLLQLATGRQIPCGAPLAFGEGSAKGRIRHVLRYKKPARVRALIAGALTLALGVALLFTRALPATRQLARVTILYQQQEARLGSRVLEGAQALALAQEVQAGAWRPAAGGDTPAARENYVLYLTYHTQQGEDLGMDADVYEVFLRGEKGLVRRAGDGREKDMDASFYRRVATLWRGD; from the coding sequence ATGCTGACAAACATCTTTTTACAGGTGCTCAACCAGAGTTTTGCCGCAAGCTTCGTCATCGCGTTTGTGCTGCTTGCGCGCCTGCTGCTTGCGCTTGCCAAAGCGCCCAAGGGGTACTCCTTCGCCCTGTGGAGCGTGGTGTGGGTACGGCTGCTGATACCCTTGCGCCTTGAAAGCGCGCACAGCCTGCTGCCCATTGCCGCCGCGCCCGCCGGGCAGGCCATGCTCTACAGCGCACAGCCGCAGGTGCACACGGGTCTGGCCGCGCTGGACGGCGCCATCAACGCCGCGCTGCCGGCGGGCACGCCCTACATGAGCGCCAACCCACTGCAGGCGCTCTGCTACATTGGCGCGCTGCTGTGGCTGGCCGGCGTGGCCCTCTTTCTGCTCTACAGTGCGGTGTCGCTGCTGCGGCTGCGTCGCCGCCTGACGGGCGCAGTGCGGCTGCAGGACAACATTTACCTTGCCGACCACATCGCCTCCCCCTTTGTGCTGGGAGTCGTCTCCCCAAGGATTTACCTGCCCTCCGCTTTGGACGAGCGGCAGCGGCGCCACATTCTGCTGCACGAGCAGATACACATCCGGCGCAAGGATCACTTAGTCAAGATTGTCGCCTTCCTCGCGCTTGCCATACACTGGTTCAATCCCCTGGCATGGGCGGCGTTTCTATGCTGCAACCGGGATATGGAGATGTCCTGCGACGAACGCGTGCTGCGCCAGGCGGGGCCGGATATCAGCGGCGCGTACGCCGCCTCCCTTTTGCAGCTGGCAACCGGCCGCCAGATACCCTGCGGCGCGCCTCTTGCCTTTGGCGAGGGCAGTGCCAAGGGACGCATCCGGCACGTACTGCGCTACAAAAAGCCCGCGCGCGTGCGCGCGCTCATCGCCGGCGCGCTAACGCTTGCGTTGGGCGTGGCGCTGCTCTTTACCCGGGCGCTGCCCGCCACGCGCCAGCTTGCGCGCGTGACTATCCTCTACCAGCAACAGGAGGCGCGCCTGGGCAGCCGCGTGCTGGAGGGCGCGCAGGCGCTGGCGCTGGCACAGGAAGTACAGGCGGGCGCGTGGCGTCCCGCCGCCGGAGGGGATACCCCCGCCGCGCGGGAAAACTACGTGCTCTACCTCACCTACCACACGCAGCAGGGGGAGGATTTAGGTATGGATGCGGACGTATACGAGGTCTTCCTCAGAGGGGAAAAAGGCCTGGTGCGCCGCGCAGGGGACGGCCGAGAAAAGGATATGGACGCCTCGTTTTACCGGCGTGTCGCCACCCTCTGGCGCGGCGATTGA
- a CDS encoding BlaI/MecI/CopY family transcriptional regulator: MRDYKLGAMETRFAELIWTHAPIASGALVKLCQQALGWKKSTTYTMLRRLCQRGIFENRQGVVHALLTRQAFHALQSEQFLDETFDGSLPQFLAAFTTRKKLSDEEIEALQALIAQNRR, translated from the coding sequence TTGCGCGATTACAAGTTGGGCGCCATGGAGACGCGCTTTGCCGAACTGATTTGGACGCACGCGCCCATTGCCTCGGGCGCGCTGGTCAAGCTGTGCCAACAGGCGCTGGGCTGGAAGAAGTCCACCACCTACACCATGCTGCGGCGCCTGTGCCAGCGCGGCATCTTTGAAAACAGGCAGGGCGTGGTGCACGCGCTGCTCACCCGACAGGCGTTCCACGCGCTGCAGAGCGAGCAGTTCCTCGACGAGACATTCGACGGCTCGCTGCCCCAGTTCCTGGCGGCCTTTACCACGCGCAAAAAGCTCAGCGACGAGGAGATCGAGGCGCTGCAGGCGCTCATTGCGCAGAACCGGAGGTGA
- a CDS encoding iron-containing alcohol dehydrogenase — protein sequence MQNFVYSIPTTVYFGKGQIENLPKAIKAYGSKVLMVYGGGSIKKSGLYDTIMGLCKDNGISVVELSGVDPNPRVESVNEGVRLCRENGVEVVLGVGGGSSLDCAKTIAACVDCDCDAWDVVTKKVVPEKILPVVTVLTLAATGSEMDTFAVISNMKEGEKLGVGYPDMRPKASIMDPTYTFSVSKYQTASGTADIMSHLMETYFTMDGDTAVQDGIIEGLLKVCIKYGPIALAKPDDYDARANLMWAGSLAINDLTRWGKATTWSCHSMEHQLSAYYDVTHGVGLAILTPAWMEHILSDKTLPKFVDFGVNVWGIDKNLDAYEIAHKAIDMLRDFFTNTMGIAKDLPEIGIKDEENFDIMAEKAAKGLKTAFVPLSKEDVIAIYRACK from the coding sequence ATGCAAAACTTTGTCTATTCCATTCCCACCACGGTGTACTTTGGCAAGGGGCAGATCGAAAACCTGCCCAAGGCAATCAAGGCGTACGGCAGCAAGGTGCTGATGGTCTACGGCGGCGGCAGCATCAAAAAGAGCGGCCTGTACGATACCATCATGGGGCTGTGCAAGGACAATGGCATCTCGGTGGTGGAACTTTCAGGCGTGGACCCCAACCCCCGCGTGGAATCGGTCAACGAAGGCGTGCGCCTGTGCCGTGAAAACGGCGTAGAGGTCGTGCTGGGCGTGGGCGGCGGCTCCAGCTTGGACTGCGCCAAAACGATCGCGGCGTGTGTGGACTGCGACTGTGACGCATGGGACGTGGTCACCAAAAAAGTGGTGCCTGAAAAGATCCTGCCCGTGGTTACGGTGTTGACGCTGGCGGCCACCGGCTCGGAGATGGACACCTTTGCGGTCATCTCCAACATGAAGGAAGGCGAAAAGCTGGGCGTGGGCTATCCGGATATGCGCCCCAAGGCCTCCATTATGGACCCCACCTACACCTTCTCGGTGAGCAAGTACCAGACCGCGTCGGGCACGGCAGACATCATGTCCCACCTGATGGAGACCTACTTTACCATGGACGGCGACACCGCCGTGCAGGACGGCATCATCGAGGGGCTGCTCAAGGTGTGCATCAAATACGGTCCCATCGCCCTGGCCAAGCCGGACGATTACGATGCGCGCGCCAACCTCATGTGGGCAGGGTCGCTGGCCATCAACGATTTGACCCGCTGGGGCAAGGCGACCACCTGGAGCTGCCACTCCATGGAGCACCAGCTCTCGGCGTACTACGACGTGACCCACGGCGTGGGCCTGGCCATCCTGACCCCGGCGTGGATGGAGCACATCCTCTCGGATAAGACGCTGCCCAAGTTTGTGGATTTCGGCGTCAACGTCTGGGGCATTGACAAGAACCTGGACGCGTACGAAATTGCGCACAAGGCCATCGACATGCTGCGCGACTTCTTCACCAACACCATGGGTATTGCCAAAGACCTGCCTGAGATCGGCATCAAGGACGAGGAAAACTTTGACATCATGGCCGAAAAGGCCGCCAAGGGCCTCAAGACGGCGTTCGTGCCCCTGAGCAAGGAGGACGTCATCGCCATCTACCGCGCCTGCAAATAA
- a CDS encoding phosphate ABC transporter substrate-binding protein — protein sequence MVNNKRVKTVAAACMMACVLLLSACGSKAGAPSASAGSSQAEGEAVTLSVVGSTSVEPLVQVLKDNYQQDVNANAAFDIQAPGSSGGIKAAIDGTADIGMSSRDLKDDEKSSLKETVLAMDGIAVIVNKNNTVDDLSSEEITKIFKGEITNWKDVGGADKEIILVSREAGSGTRDAFEEIMDLVKDKKSLVAEDKAIFTESTNSVMQNVQDKDNAIGYISLGSLKADVKPLKVDGVACNAENILDQSYVVARPFLLVTNGDPQGEVKAFLDYCLSEAGQKLVQDNKYIPVQ from the coding sequence ATGGTCAACAACAAACGCGTCAAAACGGTGGCGGCAGCCTGCATGATGGCGTGCGTGCTGCTGCTGTCCGCCTGTGGCAGCAAAGCAGGCGCGCCCAGCGCGTCCGCGGGGAGCAGCCAAGCTGAGGGCGAGGCCGTCACGCTGTCGGTCGTGGGCTCCACCTCAGTGGAGCCGCTGGTGCAGGTTCTCAAAGATAACTACCAGCAGGATGTCAACGCCAACGCGGCGTTCGATATCCAGGCCCCCGGCTCCTCTGGCGGCATCAAGGCGGCCATCGACGGCACAGCGGACATCGGCATGTCCTCGCGCGACTTAAAGGATGATGAAAAATCCTCGCTGAAGGAGACGGTGCTGGCAATGGACGGCATCGCGGTGATCGTCAACAAAAACAACACGGTGGACGATCTGTCCAGTGAAGAGATCACCAAGATCTTCAAAGGTGAGATCACCAACTGGAAGGACGTCGGCGGCGCGGATAAGGAGATCATCCTGGTCAGCCGTGAGGCGGGCAGCGGCACGCGCGACGCCTTTGAGGAGATCATGGATCTGGTCAAAGACAAAAAGTCTCTGGTTGCCGAGGACAAGGCGATCTTTACCGAAAGCACCAACTCCGTCATGCAGAACGTGCAGGACAAGGACAACGCCATTGGCTACATCTCGCTGGGCAGCCTCAAGGCGGACGTCAAGCCGCTGAAGGTGGACGGCGTGGCCTGCAACGCGGAGAACATTCTGGATCAATCCTACGTCGTGGCGCGTCCCTTCCTCCTTGTCACAAACGGCGATCCGCAAGGGGAGGTCAAGGCTTTCCTGGATTACTGCCTGAGTGAGGCGGGGCAGAAGCTTGTGCAGGACAACAAGTACATCCCCGTCCAATAG
- the pstC gene encoding phosphate ABC transporter permease subunit PstC, with product MKRRRFQEKGAQGVFLLCASISVIAVLLIAAFILLRGLPVIIKVGPWQFITGTEWEPNAEVFGIAPMIVASLISGVLAVLIGACIGVLAAVFLARVAPGRVARAVRPAIDLLAGIPSVIYGFFGMMLIVPLVRNLFGGPGNSMLAAVIILSVMVLPTIVSIAEDALRAVPREYTEGSLALGASPMQTTFKVVLPAARSGIMAGVVLGAGRAIGETMAVLLVAGNRPSMPASLIDPVRTLTANVAMEMSYASGMHQDALFGTGVVLFIFIMLLNFVMRMLSRKQVDAV from the coding sequence GTGAAAAGGCGCCGCTTTCAGGAAAAAGGCGCACAAGGAGTCTTCCTACTGTGCGCCAGCATCAGCGTCATCGCCGTGCTGCTCATCGCCGCGTTTATCCTGCTGCGCGGCCTGCCCGTCATCATCAAGGTGGGGCCGTGGCAGTTTATCACCGGCACCGAATGGGAGCCCAACGCGGAAGTTTTCGGCATCGCGCCCATGATCGTCGCCTCGCTCATTTCAGGCGTACTGGCGGTGCTCATCGGTGCGTGCATCGGTGTGCTGGCCGCGGTGTTCCTGGCGCGCGTGGCGCCTGGACGGGTGGCGCGCGCGGTGCGGCCGGCCATCGACCTATTGGCGGGCATCCCGTCGGTGATCTACGGCTTTTTCGGCATGATGCTGATTGTGCCGCTGGTGCGCAACCTCTTCGGCGGGCCGGGCAACAGCATGCTTGCGGCGGTGATCATCCTCTCGGTCATGGTGCTGCCCACCATCGTATCCATCGCGGAGGACGCGCTGCGCGCTGTGCCCAGGGAGTACACGGAAGGTTCGCTCGCGCTGGGCGCCTCGCCCATGCAGACCACCTTCAAGGTGGTGCTGCCTGCGGCGCGCTCGGGCATTATGGCGGGCGTGGTGCTGGGCGCGGGCCGCGCCATCGGCGAGACCATGGCGGTGCTGCTGGTGGCGGGCAACCGGCCCAGCATGCCCGCAAGCCTGATCGACCCGGTGCGCACGCTCACGGCCAACGTGGCCATGGAGATGAGCTACGCCTCGGGCATGCATCAGGACGCGCTCTTTGGCACGGGCGTGGTGCTGTTTATCTTTATCATGCTGCTCAACTTTGTGATGCGCATGCTCTCCAGAAAGCAGGTGGATGCGGTATGA